From Proteiniborus sp. MB09-C3, the proteins below share one genomic window:
- a CDS encoding isochorismatase family protein — translation MDKFTLRQDEAVLMIIDIQERLVPAMKHGKKVIDNTNILINIAQKLNIPIIGTEQYPKGLGKTVPEISDNINTELFYEKVSFSGYIEEIKLALNDIGRKKVIITGMETHVCVFQTVRDLLDNGYYVFVAEDGVCSRTKENYLNGLLLMDKMGATIVNTETILFDLLKAAGTPVFKELSKLIK, via the coding sequence ATGGATAAGTTTACATTGAGACAAGATGAAGCAGTACTTATGATAATAGATATTCAGGAACGTCTGGTTCCTGCAATGAAGCATGGGAAAAAGGTCATTGATAACACTAATATTTTAATAAATATTGCACAAAAACTGAATATTCCTATTATAGGTACTGAGCAATATCCAAAGGGTTTAGGAAAGACAGTACCTGAAATAAGCGACAATATAAATACTGAACTATTTTATGAAAAAGTATCCTTTTCTGGATATATAGAGGAAATCAAATTAGCACTTAATGATATAGGAAGAAAAAAAGTAATAATTACAGGAATGGAAACCCATGTTTGTGTTTTTCAAACCGTAAGGGATTTGTTAGACAATGGCTATTATGTTTTTGTAGCTGAAGATGGAGTATGCTCACGAACAAAGGAAAATTACCTAAATGGGCTTTTACTCATGGATAAAATGGGTGCTACTATTGTCAACACAGAGACAATATTATTTGATCTATTAAAAGCAGCAGGCACTCCAGTATTTAAAGAGCTATCAAAATTAATAAAATGA
- a CDS encoding radical SAM protein: MKKYKRIYIEITNVCNLSCRFCPQTMRRPEFMELKTFSNILEQIKPYTDYIYFHVKGEPLLHPEIDRFLDLSYEKGFKVNITTNGTLINKAKDKIFLKPALRQVNFSLHSFDGNDGPQNKDEYINNIISFTKEAVDKSDTLISLRLWNLDKDNKTNIKRKRNRQLLEVIEKSFNLNYRIEEIIIPSRGIKIADRVYLNQDYEFKWPDLKEPEDESEGFCYGLRSQAAILVNGTVVPCCLDGEGVINLGNINETCFSEIIETDRAKDIVNGFSRREAVEELCRKCGYRKRF; this comes from the coding sequence ATGAAAAAATATAAAAGGATTTATATAGAGATTACAAATGTATGCAACCTTTCCTGTAGGTTTTGTCCTCAAACCATGAGACGGCCTGAATTCATGGAGCTAAAAACCTTTAGCAATATATTAGAACAAATAAAACCATATACTGATTATATATATTTTCATGTAAAAGGAGAGCCACTCCTTCATCCGGAAATAGATAGATTTTTAGATTTAAGCTATGAAAAAGGCTTCAAGGTCAACATTACAACAAATGGAACTCTGATAAATAAAGCCAAAGATAAAATATTTTTAAAGCCAGCCCTTAGGCAGGTTAACTTTTCACTTCATAGCTTTGATGGAAATGATGGGCCTCAAAATAAAGACGAATATATCAACAATATTATTTCATTCACAAAAGAAGCAGTTGATAAAAGTGATACATTAATATCCTTAAGACTATGGAATCTAGATAAAGACAATAAGACAAATATAAAAAGAAAAAGGAATCGTCAGTTACTTGAGGTAATAGAAAAGAGCTTCAACTTAAATTACAGAATTGAAGAAATAATTATCCCAAGTAGGGGAATTAAAATAGCGGATAGAGTATATCTAAACCAAGACTACGAGTTTAAGTGGCCGGACTTAAAGGAACCAGAAGACGAGAGTGAAGGTTTCTGCTATGGACTCAGAAGCCAAGCAGCTATATTAGTAAATGGAACTGTAGTACCCTGTTGTCTTGATGGAGAGGGAGTAATCAATCTAGGAAATATAAATGAAACATGTTTTTCAGAGATAATAGAAACCGACAGGGCTAAAGACATCGTAAACGGCTTTTCAAGAAGAGAAGCAGTTGAGGAGTTATGCAGAAAGTGTGGCTATAGAAAAAGATTTTAA
- the sfsA gene encoding DNA/RNA nuclease SfsA, with amino-acid sequence MKYTKTVEGIFLKRPNRFIAQVLIDGKEETVHVKNTGRCRELLIPGVKVILEDCSHNPSRKTRYSLIAVWKGDMLVNMDSQVPNAVVFEALREGKVKVIENISYLKREVTFGNSRYDIYYESKNQKGFIEVKGVTLENNHISMFPDAPTERGAKHVLEMIEAVKEGYRGALFFLIQMKGPNVFRLNWQMDKVFSEAVKLASENGVEIFAYDSIVSENGIIIDKPVKIDLNQ; translated from the coding sequence ATGAAATATACTAAAACAGTAGAGGGTATTTTCCTAAAAAGACCTAACAGATTTATAGCACAGGTATTGATAGATGGAAAAGAAGAAACAGTACATGTAAAAAATACAGGTAGATGTAGAGAATTGCTGATACCAGGAGTTAAGGTTATATTAGAGGATTGCTCTCATAATCCAAGCAGAAAGACCAGATACTCACTCATTGCTGTATGGAAGGGAGATATGCTAGTAAATATGGATTCTCAGGTACCTAATGCTGTAGTATTTGAAGCGCTCAGAGAAGGTAAAGTTAAGGTGATTGAGAATATATCATATTTAAAGAGAGAAGTAACCTTTGGCAATTCAAGATATGATATTTACTATGAATCAAAAAATCAAAAAGGCTTTATTGAAGTGAAAGGCGTTACCTTGGAAAACAATCATATTTCTATGTTCCCTGATGCACCTACTGAAAGAGGTGCAAAGCATGTACTGGAAATGATAGAGGCAGTCAAAGAAGGCTATAGGGGAGCACTATTTTTTTTGATTCAGATGAAAGGACCTAATGTGTTCAGACTAAACTGGCAAATGGATAAAGTTTTCTCAGAAGCAGTTAAATTAGCAAGTGAAAACGGGGTAGAGATATTTGCATATGATTCAATTGTATCGGAGAACGGCATCATCATAGATAAACCTGTCAAAATAGACCTTAATCAATAA
- a CDS encoding MATE family efflux transporter, protein MTKTNNLTEGNILEALFKLAIPIMGTSFVQIAYNMTDMIWVGRVGSRAVAAVGTAGFFTWLAMAFILIPKIGAEVGVAQSIGKEDMDEAKVYVKHSIQIIICLAIFYAFILITFRKPLIGFFNLGEEDIINNAITYLVIISCGLVFYFINPVFTAIFNGYGESKTPFIINTVGLIVNIILDPLLILGIGPFPRLEVAGAAIATVIAQATVTIIFITRTRKTELFSGLNLLRCPDMTHIRKIVKLGLPVSLQSGLFTIFAMVIARIIAQWGPIPIAVQKVGSQIEAVSWMTAGGFQTAMSAFVGQNYGAKKWPRVFRGYFVGITIMSIIGIFTTGLLIFAARPLFSIFIPEEESIRYGIVYLRILGLSQLFMCIESTTAGAFNGLGKTIPPSIVGILFNGLRIPAALILSSTSLGLNGVWWAISISSIFKGIVLSTWYIVMLKRNPETKGLKLLSLKLN, encoded by the coding sequence ATGACTAAGACAAACAACTTAACGGAAGGGAATATATTAGAAGCACTATTTAAACTCGCTATTCCAATTATGGGAACATCTTTTGTTCAAATTGCATACAACATGACAGATATGATTTGGGTTGGCAGAGTAGGGTCTAGAGCTGTTGCAGCAGTTGGAACTGCAGGCTTTTTTACTTGGCTAGCAATGGCATTTATCCTCATTCCTAAAATAGGAGCAGAGGTTGGAGTAGCTCAGTCAATAGGCAAGGAAGATATGGATGAAGCAAAGGTTTATGTAAAGCATAGCATTCAGATAATTATTTGTCTTGCAATATTTTATGCATTTATACTTATAACATTTAGAAAGCCCTTAATAGGATTTTTTAACCTTGGAGAAGAAGATATTATAAACAATGCTATCACATATCTTGTAATCATATCCTGCGGATTAGTATTTTATTTTATAAATCCTGTTTTTACAGCAATATTTAATGGATATGGAGAGAGTAAAACACCTTTCATTATAAATACAGTGGGCCTTATAGTAAATATAATTTTGGACCCTTTATTGATTTTAGGCATAGGGCCTTTTCCAAGATTAGAGGTTGCAGGTGCTGCTATAGCAACGGTAATAGCTCAGGCCACTGTAACTATTATATTTATCACGAGGACAAGGAAAACAGAGCTTTTTTCAGGATTAAATCTTCTAAGATGCCCTGATATGACACATATAAGGAAAATAGTTAAATTAGGACTTCCTGTATCTCTTCAAAGTGGATTGTTTACCATATTTGCGATGGTTATTGCAAGGATTATTGCACAGTGGGGACCTATACCAATCGCAGTACAAAAGGTAGGCTCTCAGATAGAAGCCGTATCTTGGATGACGGCAGGAGGATTCCAGACTGCAATGAGTGCTTTTGTTGGGCAAAATTATGGTGCTAAAAAGTGGCCGAGGGTTTTTAGAGGGTATTTTGTTGGTATTACAATAATGTCTATAATAGGAATATTTACTACTGGACTTTTAATTTTTGCTGCAAGACCGCTGTTTTCTATATTTATTCCAGAGGAAGAATCTATTAGATATGGGATTGTATATCTTAGAATATTAGGACTTTCACAGCTATTTATGTGTATCGAATCGACTACAGCAGGTGCTTTTAATGGACTAGGAAAAACTATTCCGCCATCAATTGTAGGCATATTGTTTAATGGGCTCAGAATACCAGCCGCCCTTATACTTTCCTCAACGAGTCTTGGTCTCAATGGAGTATGGTGGGCAATAAGCATATCAAGCATATTTAAGGGTATAGTGCTATCTACTTGGTATATAGTTATGCTTAAAAGGAATCCGGAGACAAAAGGCTTAAAACTGCTGAGTCTAAAGCTTAATTAG
- a CDS encoding demethoxyubiquinone hydroxylase family protein, with the protein MPSFGNPFSANVERKITKEELIQAIRLDIAGELEAIYIYDAHVQATDNPIAKRVLADIRDEEKAHIGELMALLRILDPREGELFAEGEEEVREMLEDLGIVEAELDTGVSNIKTVGSLLD; encoded by the coding sequence ATGCCTAGTTTTGGTAACCCATTTAGTGCAAATGTAGAGAGAAAAATTACGAAGGAAGAATTGATACAAGCAATACGTTTGGATATAGCCGGTGAATTAGAGGCAATATATATTTATGATGCCCATGTTCAAGCTACTGATAATCCAATTGCAAAAAGAGTACTTGCAGATATTAGGGATGAGGAAAAAGCCCACATTGGAGAGTTGATGGCATTGCTCAGGATACTAGATCCACGTGAAGGTGAGCTTTTTGCAGAAGGAGAAGAAGAGGTAAGAGAGATGCTTGAGGACTTGGGTATTGTGGAGGCAGAGCTTGACACAGGGGTAAGCAATATTAAAACAGTTGGAAGCCTTTTAGATTAG
- a CDS encoding family 1 encapsulin nanocompartment shell protein gives MDFLLRGDAPFSDELWEKIDETVVKKAREQLVGRKFIPIFGPLGSGIQSINVDLISADNDSVVSSNGEEDTELVKVQNRRYVEIPMIFKDAFISWRDLENSKQTGLPLDLAPISITAAVCAHKEDQIVFFGNEEWGYKGLMNVDGRQTIQKNNWNEGENAFSDIVAGLEKLVEKGFYGPYALVLSPDLYAQLQRIQPGTGKLELERIRELIDGKVYQTPILGSNKAVLLEKGMENMDLVIGQDLVTGYIGPEKLNHVLRILETVLLRIKRPESIVTFE, from the coding sequence ATGGATTTTTTATTAAGAGGAGATGCTCCTTTTTCAGATGAGTTATGGGAAAAGATAGATGAAACTGTTGTTAAAAAGGCAAGAGAGCAATTAGTAGGAAGGAAGTTCATACCAATTTTTGGCCCCCTAGGCTCAGGCATACAAAGCATAAATGTTGATTTAATAAGTGCAGATAATGACAGTGTAGTCAGCTCTAATGGAGAAGAAGATACAGAGTTAGTCAAGGTTCAAAACCGTAGATATGTTGAAATACCTATGATATTTAAGGACGCATTTATATCATGGAGGGATTTAGAAAATAGCAAACAAACTGGTCTGCCATTAGATCTTGCTCCTATCTCTATTACAGCTGCAGTATGTGCCCACAAAGAAGATCAGATTGTATTCTTTGGTAATGAGGAATGGGGATATAAGGGCTTAATGAATGTGGATGGAAGACAGACTATACAAAAGAATAATTGGAATGAAGGGGAAAACGCATTTTCTGATATCGTAGCAGGCCTTGAAAAGCTTGTGGAAAAAGGTTTTTATGGACCATATGCTCTTGTACTAAGTCCTGACTTATATGCTCAACTGCAAAGAATACAACCAGGCACAGGAAAGTTGGAGCTTGAAAGGATTAGAGAGCTAATAGATGGAAAGGTTTATCAGACACCAATTCTAGGAAGCAATAAAGCAGTTCTCCTGGAAAAAGGAATGGAAAATATGGATCTGGTTATTGGCCAAGACTTGGTAACAGGATATATTGGGCCCGAAAAGCTTAACCATGTGCTTAGAATACTAGAGACTGTTCTACTGCGAATTAAACGTCCGGAATCAATTGTTACATTTGAATAA
- a CDS encoding EcsC family protein, which translates to MDRYYINTVKELNQWKKKIIKKPSIIDKASKGVQNKINNVLPDKYHEILTSAIKNMVKIVLSGSQFITKKSYPFSMSLEEREKLVKEKIDFYKRTAMLEGAGTGAGGFLMALADFPLLLSIKIKFLYDIAAIYGFDITDYKERLYILKIFQLAFSSQSVVNKIFYEIENWEEYSKALPSNINLFDWREFQQEYRDYIDIAKLLQIVPGIGAIVGAYTNSKLLEKLGVTAMNAYRMRVIK; encoded by the coding sequence ATGGATAGGTACTATATAAATACGGTAAAAGAATTGAATCAGTGGAAGAAAAAAATTATAAAAAAGCCATCTATAATAGATAAGGCATCTAAAGGAGTCCAAAATAAAATTAATAATGTGCTACCTGATAAATACCATGAAATTCTCACTTCTGCTATAAAAAACATGGTTAAAATTGTATTGTCAGGCTCCCAATTCATAACTAAAAAATCTTATCCTTTCTCTATGTCTCTTGAGGAAAGAGAAAAGCTGGTTAAAGAAAAAATAGATTTTTATAAAAGAACTGCTATGCTAGAAGGTGCTGGCACTGGAGCTGGCGGTTTTTTAATGGCTCTTGCTGATTTTCCATTGCTTCTGAGTATAAAGATAAAATTTTTATATGATATTGCAGCCATTTATGGCTTTGATATTACAGATTATAAAGAAAGACTATATATACTTAAGATATTTCAGCTTGCTTTTTCTAGTCAATCCGTAGTAAATAAGATATTCTATGAGATAGAAAACTGGGAAGAATACTCTAAAGCTCTTCCGAGTAATATAAATCTTTTTGATTGGAGAGAATTTCAGCAGGAATATAGGGACTATATAGATATAGCAAAGCTATTGCAGATTGTACCAGGGATAGGTGCAATTGTAGGTGCTTATACTAACTCCAAGCTTTTGGAAAAGCTTGGAGTTACTGCTATGAATGCGTATAGAATGAGAGTGATAAAATAA
- a CDS encoding response regulator transcription factor, whose amino-acid sequence MNENIKILVVEDDSDINNLLCKILSKQGYSVRGAFSGSEAKMCLEQYDFQLVLLDLMLPAISGEEIVSQIRKIKTMPIIVISAKLGQDTKIEVLKLGADDFISKPFDINEVLARVEAQLRRYMVFSNVAEKQSILRYKDLTLDLETVEVKVKGQKITLTAREFAILELMMSYPNKVFTKANLFEGVWKEEFLGDDNTVNVHISNLRSKLAKVAPDTEYIKTVWGIGFKMGE is encoded by the coding sequence ATGAACGAAAATATAAAAATATTAGTAGTAGAAGATGACTCGGATATAAATAATTTACTATGTAAAATATTAAGCAAGCAAGGCTATAGTGTAAGAGGGGCCTTTTCAGGCTCCGAAGCTAAGATGTGTCTAGAACAATATGATTTTCAGCTTGTTCTACTGGATTTAATGCTACCTGCCATATCAGGAGAAGAAATAGTTTCACAGATAAGAAAAATTAAAACAATGCCTATTATAGTCATCTCTGCAAAGCTAGGACAGGATACAAAAATAGAAGTATTAAAGCTTGGAGCTGATGATTTTATTTCAAAGCCTTTTGATATCAATGAGGTCTTAGCAAGAGTTGAGGCTCAGCTAAGACGATATATGGTATTTTCTAATGTGGCTGAAAAGCAAAGTATTTTGAGATATAAGGATTTGACCTTAGATCTTGAGACAGTAGAAGTAAAGGTAAAAGGTCAGAAGATTACTTTAACAGCGAGAGAATTTGCCATATTAGAATTAATGATGTCTTATCCTAATAAGGTTTTTACAAAGGCTAATTTATTTGAAGGCGTTTGGAAGGAAGAATTTCTAGGTGATGATAATACGGTAAATGTGCACATAAGCAACCTTAGGTCAAAGCTAGCCAAGGTAGCCCCAGATACAGAATATATCAAAACAGTATGGGGAATTGGATTTAAGATGGGGGAATAA
- a CDS encoding ATP-binding cassette domain-containing protein, which translates to MVETVLKTKNITKKYNNHIAVNNVNMDVKQGDIYGLVGKNGAGKTTLLRTISGLTMASNGEIEMFHETSKDGLNKARMRTGCIIETPNFFPYLSARKNLEYYRIQKGIVEEKCVDDVLKTVGLEDTGRKKFKNFSLGMKQRLGLGFAIMGNPDILILDEPINGLDPTGIVEFRELLLKLNRERNITIIISSHILGELSQIATVYGFIHKGELVEQISSKELEEKCKSCLSIKVDDTGKATVIIENQLNSSKYQVLSNNEIRLYDYVDTPELVTKALINDGVMVSSINQIGANLENYFIDLIGGVHNA; encoded by the coding sequence GTGGTTGAAACAGTATTGAAGACGAAAAACATTACCAAGAAATACAATAACCATATTGCTGTGAACAATGTCAATATGGATGTAAAGCAAGGAGATATATATGGACTTGTAGGTAAAAATGGAGCGGGCAAAACAACCTTGCTTAGAACTATAAGTGGACTTACAATGGCATCGAATGGAGAAATAGAGATGTTTCATGAAACATCTAAGGATGGGCTAAACAAAGCAAGAATGAGAACAGGCTGTATAATTGAAACCCCAAACTTCTTTCCATACTTATCTGCAAGGAAAAATCTTGAGTACTATAGAATACAAAAAGGAATTGTAGAGGAAAAATGTGTAGACGATGTTCTTAAAACTGTAGGACTTGAGGATACAGGAAGGAAGAAGTTTAAAAACTTTTCTCTTGGAATGAAGCAACGCTTAGGACTAGGATTTGCAATAATGGGAAATCCAGATATACTTATTTTAGATGAGCCCATAAATGGACTGGATCCAACTGGAATTGTGGAATTTAGAGAATTATTATTAAAGCTTAATAGAGAAAGAAATATAACAATAATCATTTCGAGCCACATATTAGGAGAACTTTCTCAGATTGCAACAGTTTACGGTTTTATTCATAAAGGGGAGCTTGTAGAACAAATATCATCAAAGGAACTAGAAGAAAAGTGTAAGAGTTGCTTGTCAATTAAGGTAGACGATACTGGAAAAGCTACAGTGATAATAGAAAACCAGCTAAATAGTAGCAAATATCAGGTTCTTAGCAATAATGAAATAAGATTGTATGACTATGTAGATACTCCAGAGTTAGTTACAAAAGCCCTTATAAATGATGGAGTTATGGTATCTTCAATTAATCAGATTGGTGCAAATTTAGAAAACTATTTTATCGATTTGATTGGAGGTGTCCATAATGCTTAA
- a CDS encoding ABC transporter permease: MLNYIRAELYRNFNRLYFWNFAGIISILALVFNILMKSLDSANLPMLLQMGIGALTLPVFLVGIIIDMVIGEEIKNLTLKNVVSFGIPRRKIVLSKIIVTVILSFIAAIIILTFYLGSGVILFGVEGVSLALFKDFLLRLLAAIPLWIGAISVATLMGFIFSNNTIFAFIYAFMFSLTGSILKFLSALVSDKIMYIYNILIMTQIKNLSALTITADNSVQAISTDSLISAILIGAIYTVVFTILSILYFSKKEVK; encoded by the coding sequence ATGCTTAACTATATAAGAGCAGAGCTTTACAGAAATTTTAATCGACTATATTTTTGGAATTTTGCAGGGATAATATCTATTCTAGCATTGGTGTTCAATATACTAATGAAGTCTCTTGATTCTGCAAATCTACCTATGCTATTGCAAATGGGGATTGGAGCGCTTACTTTGCCAGTTTTTTTAGTCGGTATAATAATTGACATGGTAATAGGAGAGGAAATAAAGAATTTGACTTTGAAAAATGTAGTGTCATTTGGTATTCCTAGAAGAAAAATCGTCTTATCAAAAATCATAGTAACTGTTATTCTTTCTTTCATAGCAGCTATTATTATTTTAACTTTCTATTTAGGCAGTGGAGTGATATTGTTTGGGGTAGAGGGAGTTTCTCTAGCCTTATTTAAAGACTTTTTGCTGAGATTATTGGCAGCGATTCCATTATGGATTGGCGCTATATCAGTGGCAACCTTAATGGGCTTTATTTTTAGTAATAATACTATATTTGCGTTTATATATGCTTTTATGTTTTCTTTGACTGGATCTATACTAAAGTTTCTTTCCGCCCTTGTTTCTGATAAAATTATGTATATTTACAATATACTAATTATGACACAGATAAAAAACTTAAGTGCTCTAACTATAACAGCTGATAACAGTGTTCAGGCTATATCAACAGATAGTTTGATTTCTGCAATTCTAATAGGAGCTATATATACGGTAGTGTTTACAATTTTAAGCATTCTGTATTTCAGCAAAAAAGAAGTTAAATAA
- a CDS encoding HAMP domain-containing sensor histidine kinase — MEILIIIFIIAIAGIFAILYFLSMKEIKGITYQLDNINGTDTNSKILIYSPNKAIEKLAIEINKTLEEKQKSEIEHKRMDMELRQAIANMSHDLRTPLTSIMGYIQLIEDDSLSSNEKKEYTDIIKRRAKSLQTLISSFYDLSRLEAKEYKFELSSLNLKNILYDLMASFYKDFSSNNIEPVINVDEKAYLVIADENAVRRIFSNLIQNALKYGNSFVSISLKNHKDYVVTTFTNDAPDLSEEDASHLFERFFTVDRTRSRKSTGLGLAITKQLVEQMGHKIFVELCDSKLSIIIKWKVKSNIKG; from the coding sequence ATGGAAATTTTAATAATTATTTTTATTATAGCTATAGCAGGTATATTTGCCATCCTTTATTTTTTATCGATGAAAGAGATTAAAGGCATAACGTATCAACTAGATAATATTAATGGAACTGATACCAATTCAAAAATATTGATTTATTCACCAAATAAAGCAATAGAAAAGTTAGCTATAGAGATAAATAAGACCTTAGAGGAAAAACAGAAATCAGAAATTGAACATAAAAGGATGGATATGGAGCTTAGGCAGGCTATTGCAAATATGTCCCATGATTTAAGAACTCCTCTTACATCTATAATGGGATATATACAGCTTATAGAGGATGACAGCCTATCTAGCAATGAGAAGAAAGAATATACTGATATAATTAAAAGAAGAGCGAAATCATTACAAACTCTAATATCTAGTTTTTATGATTTATCAAGACTTGAAGCTAAGGAATACAAATTTGAGCTTAGCTCATTGAACTTAAAGAATATATTATATGACCTAATGGCTTCCTTCTATAAGGATTTCTCAAGCAACAACATAGAGCCTGTCATTAATGTGGATGAAAAAGCGTATTTAGTTATTGCTGACGAAAATGCAGTAAGAAGAATCTTCTCAAATCTTATACAGAATGCATTAAAATATGGAAATAGTTTTGTTTCTATATCTCTAAAAAATCATAAGGACTATGTTGTAACAACTTTTACAAATGATGCACCTGACCTAAGCGAGGAGGATGCAAGTCATCTATTTGAACGTTTTTTTACAGTTGATCGGACAAGGAGTAGAAAAAGCACAGGGCTTGGCCTTGCTATAACAAAACAATTAGTTGAGCAGATGGGGCATAAAATCTTTGTAGAGCTATGCGATAGTAAGCTTAGCATTATAATAAAGTGGAAGGTAAAGTCAAATATTAAAGGTTAG